The sequence CTGGCCTGCTTATCATTCTTATTCATCATAGCAGCTAACATAATAGGTCCTTTATTTTCTGAACAGATTGCGTTTTTTCTTTTTGTCCTTTTCCAGCATGATCTTAACTATATCACCACCAAGCTTTGCCATGGCCATACTGTCGAGACCATTATAATAGCCTCTTACCACACGGTCTTTATCGATCAACACCATTTTTTCTGTATGAATAAAGTTCGTATCAACCCCTTCACCATCAACCAATCCAAGCTTCACTTCATTTAGGGCAAAATCATAAATGGTTTTTTTATCCCCGGTTAACATCCACCATACATCGTGATTAACCCCATAGCGGTCCGCATATTTTTTTAGTTGTACGGCAGAATCTCTTTCAGGGTCAACTGAAAAAGACAAAAACTGAACAAAGGTGGTATCTTCCAGGCTCATCTCATCTTTCAACTTCAACGCATCCTGAATGCGTTTCATATTTTGGGTGAGTGTTGGGCAAATCGATGGACAATGCGTAAAAAAGAAATCGGCGACAATAACCTTACCCTGTAAATCATCAAGAGATACTGTATTTCCCAGCTGATTGGTCAATTTAAAATTGGCCACTTTGTGCCAAATTGTATCAGACTCTTCCTTTCCATCAACAACGCTGGTTAAAACAGTATCTGCATAATACCTCCTGGGCATATCCACTGCACCTTCGCTGTAGACCTTTACGATCCAATAAGATATCACCGGTAGCAAAAGAGCTACACATAGTCCAAGAAGTGCTTTTCTGTTCACGATGAGCGGATTATGCCTGATTTATACAATATAAAAAACCACCGCAAATATACGATGGTTCAATTTTACGAAGACTTATTTAAAGAGTGTGTCAGACACCTATAGGTGTCTGACATCTTAAAGATGTCAGACAAAAATTATTCCTTACCACTTTCTTTTTTAGCGTCAGGATGTTCTCCACCTTCGTGAGCTGGTGCTTCCACTTTGGTTTTGCTTTGTTCAAGGTGGTGGGGGTCATATGTATTTTTCAGGTTCTTGTAGGAATTACCATCAGCGAGGAATGCGATAATAAACCAAACGAAAAGTAATAAGGGAACCACAATGGTCATGATCATATTGCGCAACTCATGCTTAAGGTGCATGAAATAGCCAACAATGTAAAATGCTTTGGCAAGCATGAAAATACAAATGAATCCTTTAATCAGGTTGCGCATGAGAAGGCCTTCTATGCCCATCATCCAAAAACCCAATGCCAATTCTATCAATGTAATGACAGTAAGTATAATGGTTACCCTGATAACTTCTTTCTTGCCAGCTTCGCGGTCAAAGTGGTGGTGGTGGGTTACTTCTTGAATATTCTCCATAATAATGTGTCTTTAATGGTTTAAATAAGGTAAAAGCAGGTAAATACGAATACCCATACAAGGTCAACAAAGTGCCAGTAAAGACCAGCTTTCTCGATCATCAGGTAATGCCCTTTGCGTTCAAAAACATCATTCAGGGTCATAATAAGCATGATTACATTA comes from Flavihumibacter fluvii and encodes:
- a CDS encoding cytochrome C oxidase subunit IV family protein, with the translated sequence MENIQEVTHHHHFDREAGKKEVIRVTIILTVITLIELALGFWMMGIEGLLMRNLIKGFICIFMLAKAFYIVGYFMHLKHELRNMIMTIVVPLLLFVWFIIAFLADGNSYKNLKNTYDPHHLEQSKTKVEAPAHEGGEHPDAKKESGKE
- a CDS encoding SCO family protein encodes the protein MNRKALLGLCVALLLPVISYWIVKVYSEGAVDMPRRYYADTVLTSVVDGKEESDTIWHKVANFKLTNQLGNTVSLDDLQGKVIVADFFFTHCPSICPTLTQNMKRIQDALKLKDEMSLEDTTFVQFLSFSVDPERDSAVQLKKYADRYGVNHDVWWMLTGDKKTIYDFALNEVKLGLVDGEGVDTNFIHTEKMVLIDKDRVVRGYYNGLDSMAMAKLGGDIVKIMLEKDKKKKRNLFRK